Proteins encoded together in one Dermacentor variabilis isolate Ectoservices chromosome 2, ASM5094787v1, whole genome shotgun sequence window:
- the Tlk gene encoding tousled-like kinase isoform X6 — MAAAAGTLEWEPETMDNIHSLDPRKQELLEARFLGNRQLCNNLGPGGAYLGQTSQSSSGGAMAVAAAAAGVSGPLAGVPASQLLVHVSSSGSSNNTNHNQDSNMSNTSLGSQHSDKELEPQTPEKHLRTPPQSERKRKRMKEDAATAAVKGARTTCPDNPKKINEYFKNQGHSPSRFGGARSPVPQGYCLGGSPLIGSPLTSALNNVDYAGLMAPPQRPAQTMMRQVQTDLTINKIKELESKSAMDLEMRDNRIDELQRGSEELRRQIQGQQKLIQKQEEQLLKCIDVTKQLLIEKSAMEKKQSRQKCMQNRLRLGQFVTQRQGASFVENWVDGYAFNDLLRKQEQITSEREEIERQRKLLCKKKPLTGQPKGKGAGASNNGAGAASSALANGEFVKPESPKDLALLRLTWYEYYEQEEILKLRQVSLKKEDTDLQLELEKLERERNLHIRELKRIHNEDQSRFNNHPVLNERYLLLILLGKGGFSEVHKAFDLKEQRYVACKIHQLNKDWKDDKKANYIKHALREYNIHKSLDHPRVVKLYDVFEIDPNSLASLAQGTSHIMSSALCRLSSFCTVLEYCDGHDLDFYLKQHKCIPEREARCIVMQVVHALKYLNEIKPPIIHYDLKPGNILLGSGSLSGEIKITDFGLSKIMDDDNYSPEYGMDLTSQGAGTYWYLPPECFVVGKTPPKISSKVDVWSVGVIFYQCLYGKKPFGHNQSQATILEENTILKATDVEFPAKPAVSNEAKHFIRRCLQYRKEDRIDVFSLSNEEYLKPNYSKHGRQASASDKS, encoded by the exons GTGGGAGCCTGAGACAATGGACAACATCCATAGTCTGGACCCACGAAAACAAGAATTGCTGGAGGCTAGGTTTCTGGGGAATCGG CAACTGTGCAACAACCTGGGTCCGGGCGGTGCCTACCTGGGTCAGACATCACAGTCCTCTTCTGGTGGTGCGATGGCAGTGGCGGCGGCAGCCGCGGGAGTAAGCGGGCCCCTGGCGGGTGTGCCGGCTTCCCAGCTGCTGGTCCACGTGTCCTCCTCGGGCAGCTCAAACAACACCAACCACAACCAGGACTCAAACATGAGCAACACCAGTCTTGGATCACAGCACTCCGACAAGGAACTTGAG CCTCAGACACCAGAAAAGCACCTTCGGACACCTCCCCAGTCAGAGCGAAAAAGGAAACGGATGAAAGAGGATGCTGCTACAGCTGCAG TAAAAGGAGCTCGAACAACATGTCCCGACAACccaaagaaaataaatgaatactTTAAG AACCAGGGGCATAGCCCCAGCCGCTTTGGAGGGGCCAGGTCGCCTGTCCCTCAGGGCTACTGCCTG GGTGGCAGTCCACTCATTGGATCCCCGCTGACGTCTGCACTCAACAATGTTGATTATGCGGGGCTCATGGCACCACCTCAGAGGCCTGCTCAAACGATGATGCGGCAGGTCCAGACAGATCTCACCATCAACAAGATCAAAGAGCTGGAGAGCAAATCGGCCATGGACCTGGAAATGAGGGACAACCGGATAGATGAACTCCAAAGA GGTAGTGAAGAGCTGCGGCGGCAAATTCAGGGACAGCAGAAACTAATACAGAAACAAGAGGAGCAACTCCTCAAGTGTATAGATGTTACAAAGCAACTTCTTATAGAAAAG tcggcaatggaaaagaaacaatCTCGGCAGAAGTGCATGCAGAACAGGCTAAGGCTAGGGCAATTTGTGACGCAGCGGCAAGGGGCATCATTTGTTGAAAACTGGGTAGACGGCTATGCTTTCAACGATCTTTTGAG GAAGCAGGAGCAGATCACGTCAGAACGGGAAGAAATTGAACGGCAACGAAAGTTGCTCTGCAAAAAGAAGCCCTTGACAGGGCAGCCTAAAGGCAAGGGGGCAGGGGCATCCAATAATGGGGCTGGTGCAGCCTCCAGTGCGCTGGCCAATGGAGAGTTTGTGAAGCCAGAGTCTCCGAAAGACCTCGCGCTGCTACGGCTGACCTGGTACGAGTACTATGAGCAGGAGGAAATCCTGAAGCTGCGCCAGGTGTCGCTGAAGAAGGAGGACACTGATCTGCAGCTCGAGCTGGAGAAACTGGAGCGGGAGCGGAACCTGCACATTAGGGAGCTCAAGCGCATACACAATGAGGACCAGTCCAG GTTTAACAACCATCCAGTCCTAAACGAGAGGTATCTGCTACTAATCTTGCTGGGTAAAGGCGGCTTCAGTGAAGTACACAAG GCATTTGATCTTAAGGAGCAGAGGTATGTGGCCTGCAAAATTCATCAGCTAAACAAAGACTGGAAGGATGACAAAAAAGCAAACTACATCAA gcaTGCATTAAGAGAGTACAACATTCACAAGTCCTTAGACCATCCCAGGGTTGTAAAGCTTTATGATGTCTTCGAAATAGACCCTAATTC ATTAGCGTCTCTTGCACAGGGGACCTCTCACATTATGTCATCTGCTTTGTGTCGTTTGAGCAGCTTCTGCACAGTGCTGGAGTACTGTGATGGGCACGACCTGGACTTCTACCTCAAGCAGCACAAGTGCATCCCAGAACGAGAGGCACGCTGCATCGTCATGCAGGTGGTGCATGCCCTCAAGTACCTCAATGAAATCAAGCCTCCCATCATACACTATGACCTCAAACCAG GCAACATCCTCTTGGGAAGCGGTAGCCTAAGTGGAGAGATCAAGATCACAGACTTTGGTCTCAGCAAGATCATGGATGATGACAACTACAGCCCTGAATATGGAATGGACCTAACTTCACAGGGTGCTGGTACCTATTGGTACTTGCCACCTGAGTGTTTTGTAGTGGGCAAGACACCACCCAAAATCTCTTCCAAAGTTGATGTCTGGAGTGTGGGTGTCATCTTCTATCAGTGCCTCTATGGCAAAAAG CCTTTTGGGCACAACCAGTCCCAGGCAACAATACTGGAAGAAAACACAATCCTGAAAGCAACGGATGTGGAGTTTCCTGCAAAGCCTGCTGTCAGTAATGAGGCTAAG CATTTCATCCGCCGCTGCTTGCAGTACCGCAAGGAAGACCGCATTGACGTGTTCAGCTTGTCCAATGAGGAGTACCTGAAACCGAACTATTCAAAACATGGGCGGCAGGCCAGTGCTTCAGACAAGTCGTAG
- the Tlk gene encoding tousled-like kinase isoform X9: protein MDNIHSLDPRKQELLEARFLGNRQLCNNLGPGGAYLGQTSQSSSGGAMAVAAAAAGVSGPLAGVPASQLLVHVSSSGSSNNTNHNQDSNMSNTSLGSQHSDKELEPQTPEKHLRTPPQSERKRKRMKEDAATAAVKGARTTCPDNPKKINEYFKNQGHSPSRFGGARSPVPQGYCLGGSPLIGSPLTSALNNVDYAGLMAPPQRPAQTMMRQVQTDLTINKIKELESKSAMDLEMRDNRIDELQRGSEELRRQIQGQQKLIQKQEEQLLKCIDVTKQLLIEKSAMEKKQSRQKCMQNRLRLGQFVTQRQGASFVENWVDGYAFNDLLRKQEQITSEREEIERQRKLLCKKKPLTGQPKGKGAGASNNGAGAASSALANGEFVKPESPKDLALLRLTWYEYYEQEEILKLRQVSLKKEDTDLQLELEKLERERNLHIRELKRIHNEDQSRFNNHPVLNERYLLLILLGKGGFSEVHKAFDLKEQRYVACKIHQLNKDWKDDKKANYIKHALREYNIHKSLDHPRVVKLYDVFEIDPNSLASLAQGTSHIMSSALCRLSSFCTVLEYCDGHDLDFYLKQHKCIPEREARCIVMQVVHALKYLNEIKPPIIHYDLKPGNILLGSGSLSGEIKITDFGLSKIMDDDNYSPEYGMDLTSQGAGTYWYLPPECFVVGKTPPKISSKVDVWSVGVIFYQCLYGKKPFGHNQSQATILEENTILKATDVEFPAKPAVSNEAKHFIRRCLQYRKEDRIDVFSLSNEEYLKPNYSKHGRQASASDKS, encoded by the exons ATGGACAACATCCATAGTCTGGACCCACGAAAACAAGAATTGCTGGAGGCTAGGTTTCTGGGGAATCGG CAACTGTGCAACAACCTGGGTCCGGGCGGTGCCTACCTGGGTCAGACATCACAGTCCTCTTCTGGTGGTGCGATGGCAGTGGCGGCGGCAGCCGCGGGAGTAAGCGGGCCCCTGGCGGGTGTGCCGGCTTCCCAGCTGCTGGTCCACGTGTCCTCCTCGGGCAGCTCAAACAACACCAACCACAACCAGGACTCAAACATGAGCAACACCAGTCTTGGATCACAGCACTCCGACAAGGAACTTGAG CCTCAGACACCAGAAAAGCACCTTCGGACACCTCCCCAGTCAGAGCGAAAAAGGAAACGGATGAAAGAGGATGCTGCTACAGCTGCAG TAAAAGGAGCTCGAACAACATGTCCCGACAACccaaagaaaataaatgaatactTTAAG AACCAGGGGCATAGCCCCAGCCGCTTTGGAGGGGCCAGGTCGCCTGTCCCTCAGGGCTACTGCCTG GGTGGCAGTCCACTCATTGGATCCCCGCTGACGTCTGCACTCAACAATGTTGATTATGCGGGGCTCATGGCACCACCTCAGAGGCCTGCTCAAACGATGATGCGGCAGGTCCAGACAGATCTCACCATCAACAAGATCAAAGAGCTGGAGAGCAAATCGGCCATGGACCTGGAAATGAGGGACAACCGGATAGATGAACTCCAAAGA GGTAGTGAAGAGCTGCGGCGGCAAATTCAGGGACAGCAGAAACTAATACAGAAACAAGAGGAGCAACTCCTCAAGTGTATAGATGTTACAAAGCAACTTCTTATAGAAAAG tcggcaatggaaaagaaacaatCTCGGCAGAAGTGCATGCAGAACAGGCTAAGGCTAGGGCAATTTGTGACGCAGCGGCAAGGGGCATCATTTGTTGAAAACTGGGTAGACGGCTATGCTTTCAACGATCTTTTGAG GAAGCAGGAGCAGATCACGTCAGAACGGGAAGAAATTGAACGGCAACGAAAGTTGCTCTGCAAAAAGAAGCCCTTGACAGGGCAGCCTAAAGGCAAGGGGGCAGGGGCATCCAATAATGGGGCTGGTGCAGCCTCCAGTGCGCTGGCCAATGGAGAGTTTGTGAAGCCAGAGTCTCCGAAAGACCTCGCGCTGCTACGGCTGACCTGGTACGAGTACTATGAGCAGGAGGAAATCCTGAAGCTGCGCCAGGTGTCGCTGAAGAAGGAGGACACTGATCTGCAGCTCGAGCTGGAGAAACTGGAGCGGGAGCGGAACCTGCACATTAGGGAGCTCAAGCGCATACACAATGAGGACCAGTCCAG GTTTAACAACCATCCAGTCCTAAACGAGAGGTATCTGCTACTAATCTTGCTGGGTAAAGGCGGCTTCAGTGAAGTACACAAG GCATTTGATCTTAAGGAGCAGAGGTATGTGGCCTGCAAAATTCATCAGCTAAACAAAGACTGGAAGGATGACAAAAAAGCAAACTACATCAA gcaTGCATTAAGAGAGTACAACATTCACAAGTCCTTAGACCATCCCAGGGTTGTAAAGCTTTATGATGTCTTCGAAATAGACCCTAATTC ATTAGCGTCTCTTGCACAGGGGACCTCTCACATTATGTCATCTGCTTTGTGTCGTTTGAGCAGCTTCTGCACAGTGCTGGAGTACTGTGATGGGCACGACCTGGACTTCTACCTCAAGCAGCACAAGTGCATCCCAGAACGAGAGGCACGCTGCATCGTCATGCAGGTGGTGCATGCCCTCAAGTACCTCAATGAAATCAAGCCTCCCATCATACACTATGACCTCAAACCAG GCAACATCCTCTTGGGAAGCGGTAGCCTAAGTGGAGAGATCAAGATCACAGACTTTGGTCTCAGCAAGATCATGGATGATGACAACTACAGCCCTGAATATGGAATGGACCTAACTTCACAGGGTGCTGGTACCTATTGGTACTTGCCACCTGAGTGTTTTGTAGTGGGCAAGACACCACCCAAAATCTCTTCCAAAGTTGATGTCTGGAGTGTGGGTGTCATCTTCTATCAGTGCCTCTATGGCAAAAAG CCTTTTGGGCACAACCAGTCCCAGGCAACAATACTGGAAGAAAACACAATCCTGAAAGCAACGGATGTGGAGTTTCCTGCAAAGCCTGCTGTCAGTAATGAGGCTAAG CATTTCATCCGCCGCTGCTTGCAGTACCGCAAGGAAGACCGCATTGACGTGTTCAGCTTGTCCAATGAGGAGTACCTGAAACCGAACTATTCAAAACATGGGCGGCAGGCCAGTGCTTCAGACAAGTCGTAG